In Kryptolebias marmoratus isolate JLee-2015 linkage group LG22, ASM164957v2, whole genome shotgun sequence, a single window of DNA contains:
- the LOC108248141 gene encoding 3-oxo-5-alpha-steroid 4-dehydrogenase 2 — protein sequence MQCYGNLVDYLSCGILLAGLGHLVLHRTAQASYGRHMAASPSGRTMPARLAWFLQEMPALVVPLLLLQFSHDSSAVGRLLVLKTFCLHYFQRTFVYSLLTRGRPLPVGVVAAAGFFCLLNGFLQSHYLLHCAHFDDEWAAGYRCNTGLLLFYVGMAINIHSDCILRNLRRPKELVYRIPTGGLFEYVSGANYLGEIVEWLGYAMATWSLPTLSFAVFSLFFIGPRAYYHHRFYKEKFKEYPKSRKALIPFVF from the exons ATGCAGTGCTACGGGAACCTGGTGGACTACCTGAGCTGTGGGATCCTGCTGGCGGGACTCGGACACCTGGTCCTTCACAGGACGGCGCAGGCCTCCTACGGGCGCCACATGGCGGCCTCGCCCTCCGGCAGAACGATGCCGGCCCGGCTCGCCTGGTTCCTGCAGGAGATGCCGGCGCTCGTCGtcccgctgctgctgctgcagttttcacACGACTCCTCCGCCGTGGGGAGGCTCCTCGTCCTCAAGACGTTTTGCCTGCACTACTTTCAGAG GACCTTCGTCTACTCCTTGCTGACCCGAGGACGGCCCCTCCCGGTGGGTGTGGTGGCGGCGGCGGGTTTCTTCTGCCTGCTGAACGGTTTCCTGCAGAGCCACTACCTGCTGCACTGCGCTCACTTCGACGACGAGTGGGCGGCTGGCTACCGCTGCAACACTG gtttgctgctgttttacgTCGGGATGGCCATCAATATCCACAGCGACTGTATTTTACGCAACCTGAGGCGGCCGAAGGAGCTGGTGTACAGGATCCCCACAG GCGGCCTGTTCGAATACGTGTCTGGCGCCAACTACCTGGGAGAGATTGTGGAGTGGCTCGGCTACGCTATGGCAACCTGGTCCCTGCCGACGCTGTCCTTCGCCGTCTTCAGCCTCTTCTTCATCGGACCCAGAGCCTATTACCACCACAG GTTTTATAAGGAGAAATTTAAGGAGTACCCCAAATCTCGAAAGGCTTTGATTCCATTCGTcttctga
- the memo1 gene encoding protein MEMO1, producing the protein MSNRVVCREASHAGSWYSASGSQLNAQLEGWLSQAQSTIRPARAIIAPHAGYTYCGACAAHAYKQVDPSITRRVFILGPSHHVPLSRCALSPAEVYRTPLYDLRIDQKVYADLWKTGLFERMSLQTDEDEHSIEMHLPYTAKAMESHKDEFSIVPVLVGALSESKEQEYGKLLSKYLADPSNLFIISSDFCHWGQRFRYTYYDESQGEIYRSIENLDKMGMSIIEQLDPMSFTNYLKKYRNTICGRHPIGVLLNAVAELRKSGLEMNFSFLNYAQSSQCRNWQDSSVSYAAGALIVH; encoded by the exons gATCTCAGCTGAATGCGCAACTAGAGGGCTGGCTGTCCCAAGCGCAGTCCACAATCAGACCTGCCAGAGCCATCATAGCACC CCATGCTGGATATACCTACTGCGGTGCTTGTGCAGCACACGCCTACAAGCAGGTGGATCCCTCCATTAC TCGTAGGGTGTTCATCCTGGGACCTTCACACCACGTGCCCCTCTCCCGCTGTGCGCTGTCACCTGCAGAGGTCTACAGAACGCCGCTCTACGACCTGAGAATCGACCAGAAGG tttacGCCGACCTCTGGAAGACCGGCTTGTTTGAGAGGATGAGTCTGCAGACAGACGAAGATGAGCACAGCATCGAAATGCACTTGCCTTATACTGCAAAAGCCATGGAGAG CCACAAAGATGAGTTCAGCATCGTTCCTGTGCTCGTGGGAGCTCTGAGCGAGTCGAAGGAGCAGGAATACGGGAAGCTGCTCAGCAAATACCTGGCAGACCCTTCCAACCTTTTCATCATCTCATCGGACTTCTGTCACTGGG GTCAGCGGTTCCGCTACACCTACTACGACGAGTCCCAGGGGGAGATCTACAGGTCCATCGAGAACCTTGATAAAATG GGGATGAGCATCATAGAGCAGCTGGATCCCATGTCTTTCACCAACTACTTGAAGAAGTACCGCAACACCATCTGCGGGCGCCACCCAATCGGAGTGCTGCTAAAC GCCGTGGCGGAGCTTCGGAAGTCTGGATTAGAAATGAACTTTTCTTTCCTGAACTACGCCCAGTCGAGTCAGTGCAGGAACTGGCAGGACAGCTCCGTGAGTTACGCTGCTGGGGCGCTCATCGTCCATTGA